The Deltaproteobacteria bacterium genome contains a region encoding:
- a CDS encoding ATP-binding protein, producing MSRPTSLTLRNFAHLREVTLELGDLTVLVGAQGTGKSLALQWLKVALDGKQVVRALKDAGHHTADPAVLIDLIFGVGMGVAWRKDSAIELQGKAIRPEKIGRLGNGTESVFFIPAHRSMLISDGWAAPFQKLTADTPVVARIFSQNLYDRFSANGSDKLFPQQGMLKQEYRELIDRAIFHKGSIALEQDAQHAKRLKLTYGAAKLPFMTWTAGQREFTPLLLGLYHLLTRTKQRKRPEIDWVIVEEPEMGLHPQALTVFLLLVLDLLWRDYRVVLSTHSPHVLTAVWALQRLKAHHARPELLCDAFDVKATAAMRSVAKAALGKRYKVHLLAFDADDQVTAKDISGLSPEAEDEAESGWGGLTGFSSRFGDAVRRAVNESER from the coding sequence ATGAGCCGACCGACCTCGCTCACTCTTCGCAACTTCGCCCACCTCCGCGAAGTCACGCTCGAGCTCGGCGACCTGACCGTGCTCGTCGGCGCGCAGGGCACCGGCAAGAGCCTGGCCCTGCAGTGGCTGAAGGTGGCCCTGGACGGCAAGCAGGTGGTGAGGGCTCTGAAGGACGCCGGCCACCATACGGCCGACCCTGCCGTGCTCATCGACCTCATCTTCGGTGTGGGCATGGGCGTGGCCTGGCGCAAGGACTCGGCCATCGAGCTCCAGGGGAAGGCCATCAGGCCGGAGAAGATTGGCCGCCTCGGCAACGGCACGGAGAGCGTCTTCTTCATCCCCGCGCACCGGTCCATGCTCATCAGCGACGGGTGGGCCGCGCCGTTCCAGAAGCTCACTGCCGATACGCCCGTGGTGGCCCGGATCTTCAGCCAGAACCTCTACGATCGCTTCAGCGCCAACGGGAGCGACAAGCTCTTCCCCCAGCAAGGGATGCTCAAGCAGGAGTACCGGGAGCTCATCGACCGGGCCATCTTCCACAAGGGCTCCATCGCGCTCGAGCAAGACGCTCAGCATGCCAAGCGACTCAAGCTGACCTATGGCGCGGCGAAGCTCCCCTTCATGACCTGGACCGCCGGGCAGCGCGAGTTCACGCCGCTTTTGCTCGGGCTCTATCACCTCCTCACGCGCACCAAGCAGCGCAAGCGGCCGGAGATCGACTGGGTGATCGTCGAAGAGCCCGAGATGGGCCTGCATCCGCAGGCACTCACGGTGTTCCTCCTGCTCGTGCTCGATCTGCTCTGGCGCGACTACCGCGTCGTGCTCTCGACGCACTCCCCGCACGTCCTCACGGCGGTATGGGCGCTCCAACGGCTCAAGGCGCACCACGCACGGCCCGAGTTGCTCTGCGACGCCTTCGACGTGAAGGCCACCGCCGCGATGCGGAGCGTGGCAAAGGCCGCCCTCGGGAAGCGCTACAAGGTGCACCTGCTGGCCTTCGATGCGGACGACCAGGTGACGGCGAAGGACATCTCCGGGCTCAGCCCCGAGGCCGAGGACGAGGCTGAGTCCGGCTGGGGCGGCCTGACGGGGTTCAGCTCGCGCTTCGGCGACGCCGTGCGCCGGGCCGTGAACGAGAGCGAGCGATGA
- a CDS encoding HNH endonuclease: MTSRLDPATIVRLEKVATDNGFDRVLPREGEFLAFGSNKAPLRLWLSTFGDALYLAALSQAHVAEALGAHGTPLAAPLPPGAAAGRSVTTIPALHHLVRRAFQLSRSLPDAILHTFETQTAALPRATEAERLVVERVGQDLFRERLLDYWEGRCAVTGLAVRDLLRASHIKPWASCASDAERLDVFNGLLLAPHLDAAFDRGFITVGDDGAVILSSTLSEDDRRILRLDQPLRVRALDARHRAYLPWHHEKVFTP; encoded by the coding sequence ATGACCTCGCGCCTCGACCCGGCGACGATCGTGCGCCTCGAGAAGGTGGCCACCGACAACGGCTTTGACCGGGTGTTGCCGCGCGAGGGGGAGTTCCTGGCCTTCGGAAGCAACAAGGCGCCGCTCCGCCTCTGGCTCTCGACCTTCGGCGATGCGCTCTACCTCGCTGCGCTGTCGCAGGCACACGTCGCCGAGGCCCTCGGTGCGCACGGGACCCCGCTGGCCGCCCCGCTCCCGCCCGGCGCCGCGGCCGGCCGGAGCGTGACGACGATCCCGGCGCTGCACCACCTTGTGCGCCGCGCCTTCCAGCTCTCCCGGTCGCTCCCCGACGCGATCCTCCACACCTTCGAGACGCAAACCGCCGCGCTGCCTCGGGCAACCGAGGCCGAGCGCCTGGTCGTCGAGCGCGTGGGCCAGGACCTCTTCCGCGAGCGCCTGCTCGACTACTGGGAAGGCCGCTGCGCCGTGACCGGCCTCGCCGTGAGAGACCTTCTGCGCGCGAGCCACATCAAGCCCTGGGCCTCCTGCGCAAGCGACGCCGAGCGGCTGGACGTCTTCAACGGCCTGCTCCTCGCGCCGCACCTCGACGCCGCGTTCGACCGGGGGTTCATCACCGTGGGCGACGACGGTGCGGTGATCCTGTCCAGCACACTCTCCGAGGACGACCGGCGCATCCTTCGACTCGATCAGCCCCTCCGCGTCCGCGCGCTCGATGCGCGTCACCGCGCCTACCTGCCCTGGCATCACGAGAAGGTGTTCACACCGTAA